In Halococcus agarilyticus, one genomic interval encodes:
- a CDS encoding sialate O-acetylesterase, with translation MATRRRVLKAVGASGTFLIGSGAAAADGTARTTGRSQPNGSATALDDRIDVFVIGGQSNAKGLGDASKSPAPPSGTAYEFENDTGNIVELDDPVGVGQYGAATGSAWPAFAEKYFDRTGQKAAYIPTAVGRSAQVAAVRDGSPDSQNHWDAGGARRGDTVNMTERAMDALRNEGFQPRLRGMLWSQGESDANAIDSGTISIEDYKRAFSEMLGYFRNNIQDHFPIWIFQTGKPSTGDTSGFRKIRSAQADFPTTEQDVQMVSTVQKNFPDKGWIAPHRVSTQELGVLSHVYHYSQRGYNVMGETGAENLEESSTLTIEENDGSWTTYGFSVSGKVTPRKNVSGVDEISADGTRATGGVVSGYDSYTITGGITSLSLSSDATLYLNGTQVDVEKYLPDVLTVRNHGSWTTYEFAASGGVAPRAGLGSADEVHADTGRATGGVGNGSDSYYIAGELTDVSVEGTADVYRNGELLDVGGERTLRIVETGDSWTTYGFSVSGSISPRNNIGGADEISADGQRATGGVIDGSDGYTITGEITSLSLSGDATVYLDGEALNVEEYLPDVLTVEGSGSWSTYEFAASGGVAPRTGLGGADEVDADAGRATGGVVSGDDSYLISGKLTTINVDGNATVYRNGQRVQ, from the coding sequence ATGGCAACACGACGTCGGGTTCTGAAGGCCGTCGGTGCTTCTGGCACTTTCCTGATCGGGAGTGGAGCTGCGGCAGCCGACGGGACGGCACGAACTACCGGGCGTTCGCAACCGAACGGTAGTGCAACTGCTTTGGATGATCGAATCGACGTCTTCGTGATCGGTGGGCAATCGAACGCCAAGGGTCTCGGTGACGCCAGCAAGTCGCCAGCCCCCCCATCGGGGACTGCTTACGAGTTCGAAAACGACACCGGAAATATCGTCGAACTCGATGATCCCGTCGGGGTCGGGCAGTATGGAGCCGCTACCGGGAGTGCGTGGCCGGCGTTCGCCGAGAAGTACTTCGACAGGACGGGACAGAAAGCCGCCTATATCCCGACGGCTGTCGGCAGATCAGCGCAGGTCGCGGCCGTCCGTGACGGTAGTCCGGATAGTCAAAACCACTGGGACGCCGGTGGTGCTCGCCGGGGAGATACAGTGAACATGACCGAGCGGGCGATGGATGCACTCCGCAACGAGGGATTCCAGCCGAGGCTGCGCGGGATGCTCTGGTCCCAAGGTGAATCCGACGCGAACGCGATCGACAGCGGGACGATCTCGATCGAGGATTACAAGCGCGCTTTCTCAGAGATGTTGGGATACTTCCGCAACAACATCCAGGACCACTTCCCGATCTGGATATTCCAGACCGGAAAGCCGAGCACCGGGGACACGAGCGGGTTCCGGAAGATTCGATCGGCACAGGCCGACTTCCCGACGACAGAACAGGATGTTCAGATGGTCTCGACGGTCCAGAAGAACTTCCCCGACAAGGGCTGGATAGCTCCTCACCGGGTCAGTACACAGGAACTCGGTGTGCTGTCCCACGTTTACCACTACTCGCAACGGGGCTACAACGTGATGGGTGAGACGGGTGCGGAGAATCTGGAGGAAAGTTCCACCCTCACGATCGAGGAAAACGACGGTTCATGGACGACGTACGGTTTCTCGGTCAGTGGGAAAGTAACTCCCCGGAAGAACGTCAGTGGGGTCGACGAGATCAGCGCCGACGGGACGCGCGCGACCGGCGGGGTGGTGAGTGGGTACGACAGTTACACTATCACCGGCGGGATCACGAGCCTCAGTCTCAGTAGCGACGCGACGCTGTACCTGAACGGTACGCAAGTGGACGTCGAGAAATACCTGCCGGACGTACTGACGGTCAGGAACCACGGCTCGTGGACGACCTACGAGTTCGCCGCCAGTGGCGGCGTCGCTCCGCGAGCCGGACTGGGGAGTGCCGACGAGGTCCACGCTGATACCGGCCGTGCGACCGGTGGCGTCGGGAACGGCTCCGACAGCTACTACATCGCGGGCGAACTCACCGACGTCAGCGTCGAGGGGACTGCCGACGTCTATCGAAACGGCGAACTGCTCGACGTGGGTGGTGAACGCACGCTCAGAATCGTTGAAACCGGAGATTCGTGGACCACCTACGGGTTCTCGGTGAGCGGGAGCATCAGCCCGCGGAACAACATCGGCGGGGCGGACGAGATCAGCGCCGATGGGCAGCGCGCGACCGGCGGGGTGATCGACGGCTCCGATGGGTACACCATCACCGGCGAGATCACGAGCCTCAGCCTGAGCGGCGACGCCACGGTGTACCTCGACGGCGAAGCTCTGAATGTGGAGGAGTACCTGCCGGACGTCCTCACCGTCGAGGGAAGCGGGTCGTGGAGCACCTACGAGTTCGCCGCCAGTGGCGGCGTCGCTCCGCGAACCGGATTGGGGGGAGCTGACGAGGTCGATGCCGACGCGGGGCGCGCGACAGGTGGTGTCGTGAGCGGAGACGACAGCTACCTGATCTCGGGTAAACTCACCACCATCAACGTGGATGGGAACGCAACTGTCTATCGCAACGGTCAGAGAGTTCAGTGA
- a CDS encoding alkaline phosphatase family protein, protein MSNPQLLVIGLDAACFEQLDPLLSAGVMPNLAELVDSGLAADLETTHPPWTPSAWPSVVTGTTPWNHGVYDFYHHGNDEPRLVSAREIRTPFVWELLSACGLESIVVNVPVTHPAHSFRGSLVPGYIAPEGADCLIDGERQPMAALGDDYRIYARDVGSKRERIEEYGRLTDSRVAAAERLDGLHDWSFMMVQFQRTDSAFHTMGDDQRAIRQVYGRVDDAIGSLLDLAGEDCSVLVVSDHGIRQYDRVFNANTWLRDRGYAATSPESDRFAWNEETKRERKTDGETDAANGTLRRGLGEMLDGLRAVGITPQRAERLLSTVGLDEPIRRALPTGVLVDAADAVDVSRSRAYCRSVSALGLRCNVVGRDPNGVVPQDEFDELRRSLVRELSALRDHAGNAVFDDVYDRHAVHGSTVENDASAPDVVLQPTDMRWKVSDVIKENVFETTDEFSHTRHGALIAAGPTVGDSGEITPSVVDVAPTALRLLGVEPPESMDGAELPGVSVPGELESVPTVPTREYLADATRQNTETVVRDRLRDMGYVE, encoded by the coding sequence GTGAGCAACCCGCAGCTCCTGGTGATCGGTCTCGATGCGGCGTGTTTCGAACAGCTCGATCCCCTGCTCTCGGCCGGCGTCATGCCGAACCTGGCTGAGCTCGTCGACTCCGGACTCGCCGCCGATCTGGAGACGACCCACCCACCGTGGACGCCCTCGGCGTGGCCCTCGGTCGTCACCGGAACGACGCCGTGGAACCACGGCGTCTACGACTTCTATCACCACGGAAACGACGAGCCACGGCTGGTGAGCGCACGCGAGATCCGGACGCCGTTCGTCTGGGAGCTCCTTTCGGCGTGTGGTCTCGAATCGATCGTCGTCAACGTCCCGGTGACTCATCCGGCCCACTCGTTCCGTGGCAGCCTGGTTCCCGGCTACATCGCCCCGGAGGGTGCGGACTGTTTGATCGACGGCGAGCGCCAGCCGATGGCTGCCCTCGGCGACGACTATCGGATCTACGCACGCGACGTCGGCTCCAAACGCGAACGGATCGAGGAGTACGGACGGCTCACCGACTCGCGGGTGGCCGCGGCCGAGCGCCTCGACGGCCTCCACGACTGGTCGTTCATGATGGTCCAGTTCCAGCGCACCGATTCGGCCTTCCACACGATGGGCGACGATCAGCGCGCCATCCGTCAGGTGTACGGCCGGGTCGACGACGCCATCGGATCGCTGCTTGACCTGGCCGGGGAGGACTGCTCGGTGCTCGTGGTCTCGGATCACGGCATCCGCCAGTACGACCGCGTCTTCAACGCCAACACGTGGCTCCGTGATCGGGGGTACGCCGCGACGTCGCCCGAATCCGATCGCTTCGCGTGGAACGAGGAGACGAAACGCGAACGGAAGACCGACGGCGAGACCGACGCGGCGAACGGCACACTCCGACGTGGCCTCGGGGAGATGCTCGACGGACTGCGTGCGGTGGGCATCACGCCACAGCGAGCCGAACGGCTGCTTTCGACCGTCGGCCTCGACGAGCCGATCCGCCGGGCCCTCCCGACGGGCGTTCTTGTGGACGCTGCCGACGCCGTCGACGTGTCCCGATCGCGTGCGTACTGCCGGTCGGTGTCCGCGCTTGGACTCCGATGTAACGTCGTCGGCCGGGACCCAAACGGCGTCGTTCCGCAGGACGAGTTCGACGAGCTACGGCGCTCGCTCGTTCGCGAACTCTCCGCACTCCGCGATCACGCCGGCAACGCCGTCTTCGACGACGTGTACGACCGGCACGCGGTCCACGGATCGACCGTCGAGAACGACGCCTCCGCCCCGGACGTCGTTCTCCAACCGACCGACATGCGGTGGAAGGTTTCGGACGTCATCAAGGAGAACGTCTTCGAGACGACCGACGAGTTCAGTCACACTCGTCACGGGGCGCTGATCGCGGCGGGACCGACGGTCGGCGACTCCGGTGAGATCACGCCGAGCGTCGTCGATGTCGCCCCCACGGCCCTCCGTCTTCTCGGAGTCGAACCGCCGGAATCGATGGACGGGGCCGAACTCCCCGGCGTTTCGGTCCCCGGCGAACTGGAGTCGGTTCCGACCGTCCCGACCCGCGAGTACCTCGCGGACGCGACCCGGCAGAACACCGAGACGGTCGTTCGTGACCGGCTCCGGGACATGGGATACGTCGAGTGA